The proteins below come from a single Crossiella sp. CA-258035 genomic window:
- a CDS encoding NADP-dependent oxidoreductase — protein MTTPSTGLEIRLASRPEGWPTLDNFDLVQAEVPAPGEGELLVRNKVMSVDPYMRGRMNDVKSYVPPFELGKALQGGAVGEVVTSNDPGFAVGDLVLHMGGWREYAKVDVKHAVKVDANLAPAGAFLGVLGMPGLTAYAGLLAAGQFREGDVVFVSGAAGAVGSLVGQIAKLKGAARVIGSAGSQEKVDYLVNELGFDAAFNYKDGPVAELLAKAAPEGIDVYFDNVGGEHLEAAISAAKPGGRFALCGAISQYNEKGEPTGPRNMIQIVGKGLNLRGFIVNEYGSMQEQFFAEVGGWLAEGKISYRETTVEGLANAPQAFLDLLKGANTGKMLVTV, from the coding sequence ATGACCACCCCGTCCACCGGCCTGGAAATCCGTCTCGCCTCCCGTCCCGAGGGCTGGCCCACCCTGGACAACTTCGACCTGGTCCAGGCCGAGGTGCCCGCGCCAGGCGAGGGCGAGCTGCTGGTGCGCAACAAGGTCATGAGCGTCGACCCGTACATGCGCGGCCGGATGAACGACGTGAAGTCCTACGTGCCGCCGTTCGAGCTGGGCAAGGCGCTGCAGGGCGGCGCGGTCGGCGAGGTGGTCACCTCCAACGACCCCGGCTTCGCCGTCGGCGACCTGGTGCTGCACATGGGCGGCTGGCGCGAGTACGCCAAGGTGGACGTCAAGCACGCGGTCAAGGTGGACGCGAACCTGGCCCCCGCGGGCGCTTTCCTCGGCGTGCTGGGCATGCCGGGCCTGACCGCCTACGCGGGCCTGCTGGCCGCCGGCCAGTTCCGCGAGGGCGATGTCGTCTTCGTCTCCGGCGCGGCAGGCGCGGTCGGCTCGCTGGTGGGCCAGATCGCCAAGCTCAAGGGCGCCGCCAGGGTGATCGGCTCGGCCGGCAGCCAGGAGAAGGTCGACTACCTGGTCAACGAGCTGGGCTTCGACGCCGCGTTCAACTACAAGGACGGCCCGGTGGCCGAGCTGCTCGCCAAGGCCGCACCCGAGGGCATCGACGTGTACTTCGACAACGTGGGCGGCGAGCACCTGGAGGCGGCGATCAGCGCGGCCAAGCCGGGCGGCCGGTTCGCGCTGTGCGGCGCCATCTCGCAGTACAACGAGAAGGGCGAGCCCACCGGCCCGCGCAACATGATCCAGATCGTCGGCAAGGGCCTGAACCTGCGCGGGTTCATCGTGAACGAGTACGGGTCCATGCAGGAGCAGTTCTTCGCCGAGGTCGGCGGCTGGCTGGCCGAGGGCAAGATCAGCTACCGGGAGACCACGGTCGAGGGCCTGGCCAACGCACCGCAGGCCTTTCTTGACCTGCTCAAGGGCGCGAACACCGGCAAGATGCTGGTGACTGTGTAG
- a CDS encoding acyl carrier protein, with product MSYADLASEVEQQVLATVTELLVAVIGPEYAQTVEIDMDTSFNHDLELESIEFVALSAKLREHYGGSVNFAAFLADKEVEEAVGLTVGHLVRHIAGCLAGDRGAAP from the coding sequence ATGAGTTACGCAGACCTGGCTTCCGAGGTGGAGCAGCAGGTGCTCGCCACGGTGACCGAGCTGCTCGTGGCCGTGATCGGGCCCGAGTACGCGCAGACCGTCGAGATCGACATGGACACCTCGTTCAACCATGACCTCGAGCTGGAGAGCATCGAGTTCGTCGCGCTCTCGGCCAAGCTGCGCGAGCACTACGGCGGCTCGGTCAACTTCGCCGCCTTCCTGGCCGACAAGGAGGTGGAGGAGGCCGTCGGCCTGACCGTCGGCCACCTGGTCCGCCACATCGCCGGCTGCCTGGCCGGCGACCGCGGGGCCGCTCCATGA
- a CDS encoding FAD-binding oxidoreductase gives MTERIDHTLRTSWTPEGANAAHLPPHALRWLRSRIGLAEVTTPVGPGSLHPVADSALPPAALAALAEVVGPAAVLTDREARLGRAGGLSYVDLMRHRGCGELAVPDAVVLPADPEQVQRVLEVCAAQDLAVVPFGGGTSVVGGVNALRGTKASVVTLDLARLDKLVSVDPVSHTAVFQAGVRAPEAERLLAAHGFTLGHFPQSFERATLGGFAATRSAGQASAGYGRFEDMVHALRLATPAGELTLGGVPASAAGPDLKRLVIGSEGVFGVITELTLRVRPAATFHHYEGVVVDGWERGAAAVRALAQQRVLADVTRLSDMDETEVSLELAGGWKGRALRAYLRTRGVVAPCLLILGWETGSPRELANRRRAALHALKEFNPVRLGRPLGEAWRKGRYGGPRQRDALLEAGVCVETLETAGDWAGLAALRTAVRGALTDSLSTARARPVVMCHVSHAYETGASLYFTVLAPRADTAPVEQWQRAKAAACEAIVNHAGTITHHHAVGVDHAPWLAAEVGELGIEVLRAVKARLDPTGVLNPGKLV, from the coding sequence GTGACCGAGCGCATCGACCACACCCTCCGCACCAGTTGGACGCCCGAGGGCGCGAACGCGGCGCACCTGCCGCCACACGCGCTGCGCTGGCTCCGCTCCCGCATTGGCCTGGCCGAGGTGACCACGCCGGTGGGGCCGGGCTCGCTGCACCCGGTCGCCGACTCGGCGCTGCCACCGGCCGCGCTGGCGGCCCTGGCCGAGGTGGTCGGCCCGGCGGCGGTGCTGACCGACCGGGAGGCGCGGCTCGGCCGCGCCGGCGGACTGTCCTATGTGGACCTCATGCGGCACAGGGGCTGCGGTGAGCTGGCCGTTCCGGACGCGGTGGTGCTGCCCGCCGATCCCGAGCAGGTGCAGCGGGTGCTGGAGGTCTGCGCCGCGCAGGACCTCGCGGTGGTGCCCTTCGGCGGCGGCACCTCGGTGGTCGGCGGGGTGAACGCGCTGCGCGGAACCAAGGCCTCGGTGGTCACCCTGGACCTGGCCCGGCTGGACAAGTTGGTCTCGGTGGACCCGGTCTCGCACACCGCGGTCTTCCAGGCCGGGGTGCGCGCGCCGGAGGCGGAACGGCTGCTGGCCGCGCACGGCTTCACCCTCGGCCACTTCCCGCAGTCCTTCGAGCGGGCCACCCTCGGCGGGTTCGCCGCCACCCGCTCGGCCGGTCAGGCCTCCGCGGGCTACGGCCGGTTCGAGGACATGGTGCACGCGCTGCGGCTGGCCACCCCCGCCGGTGAGCTCACCCTCGGCGGCGTCCCGGCCTCGGCGGCAGGCCCTGACCTGAAGCGGCTGGTCATCGGCAGCGAGGGCGTCTTCGGCGTGATCACCGAGCTGACCCTGCGGGTGCGACCGGCGGCCACCTTCCACCACTACGAGGGCGTGGTGGTGGACGGCTGGGAACGCGGCGCCGCGGCGGTCCGCGCGCTGGCCCAGCAGCGGGTGCTGGCCGATGTCACCCGCCTGTCCGACATGGACGAGACCGAGGTGTCCCTCGAGCTGGCGGGTGGCTGGAAGGGCCGGGCGCTGCGCGCCTACCTGCGCACCAGGGGGGTGGTCGCGCCCTGCCTGCTGATCCTGGGCTGGGAGACCGGGTCCCCGCGCGAGCTGGCCAACCGGCGGCGGGCCGCGCTGCACGCGCTGAAGGAGTTCAACCCGGTGCGGCTGGGCCGCCCGCTCGGCGAGGCCTGGCGCAAGGGCCGCTACGGCGGGCCGAGGCAGCGGGACGCGCTGCTGGAGGCCGGGGTGTGCGTGGAGACCCTGGAGACCGCGGGCGACTGGGCCGGGCTGGCCGCGTTGCGCACCGCGGTCCGCGGCGCGCTCACCGACTCGCTGAGCACCGCCCGCGCCCGCCCGGTGGTGATGTGCCACGTCTCGCACGCCTACGAGACCGGGGCCTCGCTGTACTTCACCGTGCTCGCCCCGCGCGCCGACACCGCCCCGGTCGAGCAGTGGCAGCGGGCCAAGGCCGCGGCCTGCGAGGCCATCGTCAACCACGCCGGCACCATCACCCACCACCACGCGGTCGGCGTGGACCACGCGCCCTGGCTGGCCGCCGAGGTCGGCGAACTGGGCATTGAGGTGCTGCGCGCGGTCAAGGCCCGGCTGGACCCGACTGGAGTTCTCAACCCGGGAAAGCTCGTGTGA
- a CDS encoding alpha/beta hydrolase: protein MTEVQANNLTFHVQPLATADSPPDAPLVVFLHGLVVDNLSGLYLTLATPAATAGARTLCYDQRGHGRSDRPPTGYTLDDSVADLHALLDALGEHRPVRLVGNSYGGLLALAFASHCPHRVDKIMLIESLVPTPGWGERMAATLTEAIAGRYDHHFTHMSGRKWERRVHQVEELLIRTSMVAEIGRQEPFSPDRYAAVTAPVLAVYGSESELLPEVSVLQKYLPRLELEILPEQSHMLLTEAAGQVREVLARWLR, encoded by the coding sequence ATGACCGAGGTCCAGGCGAACAACCTGACCTTCCACGTCCAGCCGCTGGCCACCGCCGACTCCCCACCGGACGCGCCACTGGTGGTCTTCCTGCACGGCCTGGTGGTGGACAACCTCTCCGGCCTCTACCTCACCCTGGCCACCCCGGCCGCCACCGCCGGGGCTCGCACCCTCTGCTACGACCAGCGCGGACACGGCCGCTCCGACCGGCCGCCGACCGGCTACACCCTGGACGACTCGGTCGCCGACCTGCACGCGCTGCTGGACGCCCTCGGCGAGCACCGCCCGGTCCGGCTGGTCGGCAACAGCTACGGCGGCCTGCTCGCGCTGGCCTTCGCCTCGCACTGCCCGCACCGGGTGGACAAGATCATGCTGATCGAGTCGCTGGTGCCCACCCCCGGCTGGGGCGAGCGGATGGCGGCCACCCTCACCGAGGCGATCGCGGGCCGGTACGACCACCACTTCACGCACATGAGCGGCCGCAAGTGGGAGCGGCGGGTGCACCAGGTGGAGGAACTGCTGATCAGGACCAGCATGGTGGCCGAGATCGGCAGGCAGGAGCCGTTCAGCCCGGACCGCTACGCCGCGGTGACCGCGCCGGTGCTGGCCGTCTACGGCTCGGAGTCCGAACTGTTGCCCGAGGTCAGCGTGTTGCAGAAGTACCTGCCGCGGCTGGAGCTGGAGATCCTGCCGGAGCAGTCGCACATGCTGCTCACCGAGGCGGCCGGCCAGGTGCGCGAAGTGCTGGCAAGGTGGTTGCGGTGA
- a CDS encoding TetR/AcrR family transcriptional regulator produces MASECHTSEAPPVVRGQRVDDEVLLAAAKDCVLDVGVRRTTLTEVARRARVSRMTLYRRFPDVTSLVAALLTREFRGLLSAVASASANLPSARERLVAGAVAAGREVAHNPLMRTILEVDPELLLPYLVQRMGSTQRLAEQFLREQVLAGQADGSVRAGDVAAQCRLLFLMVQSVVFALRLAVAEPDEAALLAELRHGLDAVLRP; encoded by the coding sequence ATGGCGTCCGAGTGTCACACCTCCGAAGCCCCGCCGGTGGTCCGCGGCCAGCGGGTGGACGACGAGGTCCTGCTCGCCGCGGCCAAGGACTGCGTGCTCGACGTGGGCGTGCGGCGCACCACGCTGACCGAGGTGGCGCGCCGGGCCAGGGTCAGCCGGATGACCCTGTACCGCCGCTTCCCTGACGTGACCAGCCTGGTCGCCGCGCTGCTCACCCGCGAGTTCCGCGGCCTGCTCAGCGCGGTGGCCTCGGCCTCGGCGAACCTGCCCAGCGCGCGCGAGCGGCTGGTCGCCGGCGCGGTGGCGGCCGGGCGGGAGGTCGCGCACAACCCGCTGATGCGCACCATCCTGGAGGTCGACCCCGAACTGCTGCTGCCCTACCTGGTGCAGCGGATGGGCAGCACCCAGCGGCTGGCCGAGCAGTTCCTGCGCGAGCAGGTGCTGGCCGGGCAGGCCGACGGCTCGGTGCGCGCCGGGGACGTGGCCGCGCAGTGCAGGCTGCTGTTCCTGATGGTCCAGTCGGTGGTCTTCGCGCTGCGGCTGGCGGTGGCCGAGCCGGACGAGGCCGCGCTGCTGGCCGAGCTGCGGCACGGCCTGGACGCGGTGCTGCGGCCATGA
- a CDS encoding N-isopropylammelide isopropylaminohydrolase has protein sequence MGDVLIRSVRPWSSAPDTPAIDVLCRAGAIAELGPELTAPPGIPEADGAGGVLLPALVAAHVRPCAGQAEATLARLVAAGATLLRVHGPAEDLDELLAAREVFADRATIQLVAFVAGGLVREERGEKLLDAAVAAGADLLGGLDPAGHDRDPVRHLDLLFELAERHSVGIDLQLRDPGELGAFVIELICERVAALDMRGRVTLSHCLALSTVEDHRRELLAELLAEHGVSVTTLATAWGNPLPLRRLRWAGVPVGLGDDGGDLLDQARLLAEANGFERDDEVELCADVATRDGARALRVGGYGVIEGDRAELMVVPADSVAEAVRQRPPRTLVVHDGRVVSGAQTAGG, from the coding sequence ATGGGTGATGTGCTGATCCGTTCCGTCCGCCCGTGGTCCTCCGCGCCCGACACCCCCGCGATCGACGTGCTCTGCCGAGCCGGGGCGATCGCCGAGCTCGGGCCGGAACTCACCGCTCCACCAGGGATTCCGGAAGCCGATGGCGCAGGTGGCGTGCTGCTGCCCGCCCTGGTCGCCGCGCACGTCCGGCCGTGCGCCGGACAGGCCGAGGCCACCCTGGCCCGCCTGGTCGCCGCGGGAGCCACCCTGCTCCGCGTGCACGGCCCGGCCGAGGACCTGGACGAGCTGCTGGCCGCCAGGGAGGTCTTCGCCGACCGCGCCACCATCCAGCTGGTCGCCTTCGTGGCCGGCGGGCTCGTCCGCGAGGAACGCGGCGAGAAGCTGCTGGACGCCGCGGTGGCCGCGGGCGCGGACCTGCTCGGCGGCCTGGACCCGGCAGGCCACGACCGCGACCCGGTGCGCCACCTGGACCTGCTCTTCGAGCTGGCCGAGCGGCACTCCGTGGGCATCGACCTCCAGCTGCGCGACCCCGGTGAGCTGGGCGCCTTCGTGATCGAGCTGATCTGCGAGCGGGTGGCCGCCCTGGACATGCGCGGCCGGGTCACCCTGTCGCACTGCCTCGCACTGTCCACTGTGGAGGATCACCGGCGCGAGCTGCTGGCCGAGCTGCTGGCCGAACACGGCGTCTCGGTCACCACCCTGGCCACCGCCTGGGGAAACCCGCTGCCGCTGCGCCGGTTGCGCTGGGCAGGCGTGCCGGTCGGCCTCGGCGACGACGGCGGCGACCTGCTCGACCAGGCCCGCCTGCTGGCCGAGGCCAACGGCTTCGAGCGCGACGACGAGGTCGAGCTGTGCGCCGACGTGGCCACCCGGGACGGCGCACGGGCGCTGCGGGTGGGCGGCTACGGCGTGATCGAGGGCGACCGGGCCGAGCTGATGGTGGTGCCCGCTGACTCGGTGGCGGAGGCGGTACGGCAACGGCCGCCGCGCACCCTGGTGGTGCACGACGGCCGGGTGGTCAGCGGCGCTCAAACCGCCGGAGGATGA
- a CDS encoding glycerol-3-phosphate dehydrogenase/oxidase — MRATSLNATRRANDLALLAGGHQLDLLVVGGGVTGAGVALDAAARGLSVALVEAHDLAFGTSRFSSKLVHGGLRYLAHGEFGLARESAVERGLLMTRTAPHLVRTLPQLIPLHRPARGAGVRRSHEAVFMAGLRAGDLLRRTAGTPGAVLPAPRRIPAAEALALAGGLRVSGLRGGLLSYDGQLVDDARLVVALARTAAGFGARIITRARAVHLDGSGGEVLDGLTGETVRIRAKAVINATGVWADRLVPGVRLRPSRGSHLVLDGAALGLGGTALTVPVPGERNRFALLLPQLDGRVYLGLTDEPMDGPVPEVPEVPQADVDFLLDVANTVLGRRLGPADVLGAFAGLRPLIDLPGTSGRTADLSRKHAVLTSPDGVTTVVGGKLTTYRRMAADAVDAAIARRGLSAGPSRSEQVPLVGAAPAEYLSTMEVSPRLVARYGAEAVRLAALAQLDPRLGAEVADGLGVTAAEVVWAVRHEGALDADDVLDRRSRIGLVPSDRLRALDSVTALVRKATEGL, encoded by the coding sequence CTGCGCGCGACCTCGCTCAACGCCACCCGCAGGGCCAACGACCTGGCCCTGCTCGCCGGTGGCCACCAGCTCGACCTGCTGGTGGTGGGCGGCGGGGTGACCGGGGCCGGGGTCGCGCTGGACGCGGCCGCCCGCGGCCTGTCGGTGGCCCTGGTCGAGGCGCACGACCTGGCCTTCGGCACCTCCCGGTTCTCCAGCAAGCTGGTGCACGGCGGCCTGCGCTACCTGGCGCACGGCGAGTTCGGGCTGGCCAGGGAGAGCGCGGTGGAACGCGGTCTGCTGATGACCCGCACCGCCCCGCACCTGGTGCGCACCCTGCCCCAGCTCATCCCGCTGCACCGGCCGGCCCGCGGCGCCGGGGTGAGGCGGAGCCACGAGGCGGTCTTCATGGCCGGGCTGCGCGCCGGTGACCTGCTGCGCCGCACCGCGGGCACGCCGGGAGCGGTGCTGCCCGCGCCCCGCCGCATCCCGGCCGCCGAGGCATTGGCGCTGGCCGGTGGCCTGCGGGTGAGCGGGCTGCGCGGCGGGCTGCTCTCCTACGACGGCCAGCTGGTCGACGACGCGCGCCTGGTGGTGGCACTGGCCCGCACCGCGGCCGGGTTCGGCGCGCGGATCATCACCAGGGCCAGGGCGGTGCACCTGGACGGCTCCGGCGGCGAGGTGCTGGACGGGCTGACCGGCGAGACCGTCCGGATCAGGGCCAAGGCAGTGATCAACGCCACCGGGGTGTGGGCGGACCGGCTGGTGCCCGGCGTGCGGCTGCGGCCCTCCCGCGGCTCGCACCTGGTGCTCGACGGCGCCGCGCTGGGTCTGGGCGGCACCGCGCTGACCGTGCCGGTGCCCGGCGAGCGCAACCGGTTCGCGCTGCTGCTGCCGCAGCTGGACGGCCGGGTCTACCTGGGCCTGACCGACGAGCCGATGGACGGGCCGGTGCCGGAGGTGCCCGAGGTCCCGCAGGCCGACGTGGACTTCCTGCTGGACGTGGCCAACACCGTGCTGGGCAGGCGGCTCGGCCCGGCCGACGTGCTGGGCGCGTTCGCCGGTCTGCGCCCCTTGATCGACCTTCCGGGTACGAGTGGCCGCACCGCGGACCTCTCCCGCAAACACGCCGTGCTCACCTCGCCGGACGGGGTTACCACGGTGGTGGGCGGCAAGCTCACCACCTACCGGCGGATGGCCGCCGACGCGGTGGACGCCGCGATCGCCCGCCGCGGCCTGTCCGCCGGGCCTTCGCGCAGCGAGCAGGTGCCGCTGGTCGGCGCCGCGCCAGCCGAGTATCTGTCCACAATGGAGGTATCACCGCGGCTGGTTGCCCGCTACGGCGCGGAAGCCGTGCGGCTGGCCGCGCTGGCCCAGCTGGACCCCAGGCTGGGCGCCGAGGTCGCCGACGGGCTCGGCGTCACCGCGGCCGAGGTGGTGTGGGCGGTGCGGCACGAGGGCGCGCTGGACGCCGACGACGTGCTGGACCGGCGCAGCCGGATCGGCCTGGTGCCCTCGGATCGGTTGCGGGCCTTGGACTCCGTCACCGCACTGGTGCGCAAGGCCACCGAAGGACTTTGA
- a CDS encoding nucleotide disphospho-sugar-binding domain-containing protein — MSRVLFVVPPLAGHTLPTVALGHELTGRGHEVAWVGHREVVAPLLPEPELLMPVQRGPDDWLAEVVTRSRGLRGPAAFQFLWRDFLIPLAESSVPGVEEAVERFRPDVLVVDQQALAGGVVARRHGLPWATSATTSAELTDQFATVPKFGAWVRMQLAALQRAQQVPVAVAERGDLRFSEHLVLAYTTRCLVGSEIDYPGHYAFVGPSLGVRASSVDYPWEWLDGRRQHLLVTLGTVDRENGARFLNAVLAAVEPLGSRLQVTIAAPPKLFGELPAHVLVREFVPQLEVLARTDAVVCHGGHNTVCETLAHGLPLVVAPIRDDQPIIANQVVEAGAGRRVRFGRVGPAELRDSILDVLTFPGYRAAAERIRASFADAGGTAAAADRVEMLT; from the coding sequence GTGAGCCGGGTCCTGTTCGTGGTGCCGCCACTGGCCGGGCACACCCTGCCCACGGTGGCGCTGGGCCACGAGCTGACCGGGCGCGGGCACGAGGTCGCCTGGGTCGGCCACCGCGAGGTGGTGGCCCCGCTGCTGCCGGAGCCGGAGCTGCTCATGCCGGTGCAGCGCGGCCCGGACGACTGGCTCGCCGAGGTGGTGACCCGCTCGCGCGGCTTACGCGGTCCCGCGGCCTTCCAGTTCCTCTGGCGGGACTTCCTGATCCCGCTGGCGGAGTCCAGCGTGCCCGGGGTGGAGGAGGCGGTCGAGCGGTTCCGGCCGGATGTGCTGGTGGTGGACCAGCAGGCGCTGGCCGGTGGCGTGGTGGCACGGCGGCACGGGCTGCCCTGGGCCACCTCGGCGACCACCTCGGCCGAGCTGACCGACCAGTTCGCCACCGTGCCCAAGTTCGGCGCCTGGGTACGCATGCAGCTGGCCGCGCTGCAACGCGCGCAACAGGTTCCGGTGGCCGTGGCCGAACGCGGCGACCTGCGGTTCTCCGAGCACCTGGTGCTCGCCTACACCACCCGCTGCCTGGTCGGCTCCGAGATCGACTACCCCGGCCACTACGCCTTCGTCGGGCCCTCGCTGGGCGTTCGAGCCTCCAGTGTGGACTATCCGTGGGAATGGCTGGACGGACGGCGGCAGCACCTGCTGGTCACCCTGGGCACGGTGGACCGGGAGAACGGCGCCCGCTTCCTCAACGCGGTGCTGGCCGCGGTCGAGCCGCTCGGCTCCCGCCTCCAGGTCACCATCGCCGCGCCACCCAAGTTGTTTGGAGAACTCCCGGCCCATGTGCTGGTGCGGGAGTTCGTCCCCCAACTGGAGGTGTTGGCGCGCACGGACGCGGTGGTATGCCATGGCGGGCACAACACGGTGTGCGAGACCCTCGCGCACGGCCTGCCGCTGGTGGTCGCCCCGATCAGGGACGACCAGCCGATCATCGCCAACCAGGTGGTCGAGGCGGGAGCGGGCCGACGTGTTCGGTTCGGCCGGGTCGGACCGGCCGAGCTGCGGGACTCGATTCTCGATGTGCTGACCTTCCCTGGGTACCGAGCGGCGGCAGAGCGTATCCGGGCGTCCTTCGCCGACGCCGGTGGTACCGCGGCGGCGGCCGACCGGGTGGAGATGCTGACATGA